The following are from one region of the Hymenobacter sp. YIM 151858-1 genome:
- a CDS encoding NUDIX domain-containing protein — protein MAQPTERPDEQRNPWQILSTEAKYQNPWISVREDQVINPTGGRGIYGVVSMKNKALGIIPIDAEGNTWLVGQYRYPLEEYSWEIPMGGGPVELDILESAQRELKEETGLTARRWTNIARLHTSNSVTDEEGFVFLAEDLEYGEVAPEETEELHLWKLPLAEAVQMCMDNRITDAISVAGLLKAERILRERNLG, from the coding sequence ATGGCCCAACCCACTGAACGCCCCGACGAACAGCGCAACCCCTGGCAAATCCTCAGCACCGAGGCCAAGTACCAGAACCCCTGGATCAGCGTGCGCGAAGACCAGGTCATCAACCCCACGGGCGGGCGCGGCATCTACGGGGTGGTGTCGATGAAAAACAAAGCCCTAGGTATCATCCCGATTGATGCCGAAGGCAACACCTGGCTGGTGGGCCAGTACCGCTACCCCCTGGAGGAGTACTCCTGGGAAATACCCATGGGCGGCGGCCCCGTGGAGCTGGACATTCTCGAATCGGCGCAGCGGGAGCTGAAGGAGGAAACCGGCCTGACAGCCCGGCGCTGGACGAACATTGCCCGCCTGCACACCTCCAACTCCGTTACCGACGAGGAAGGCTTCGTGTTTCTGGCCGAAGACCTGGAGTACGGCGAAGTGGCCCCCGAAGAAACCGAGGAACTGCACCTCTGGAAATTGCCGCTGGCCGAGGCCGTGCAGATGTGCATGGACAACCGCATTACCGACGCCATCAGCGTGGCCGGGCTGCTGAAAGCCGAACGAATTCTGCGCGAGCGGAACCTAGGCTAA
- a CDS encoding tetratricopeptide repeat protein, translated as MRELPSVKQDTPRGLLWGLLGVLFAALGLAFYFHFAGPEHTLPVGTVAQLTPVPATVAKLPAGPDTLGLPANAYLVTQTYDVAGPNLWPAAAGAWVVLLSVGLAVWLAAISQLRRPAFVAGAAVVIFLLMSLNMDLLGVFGEQDQYFLVLSIAVLIGAAFVLHAFFEGVSPGRRLALFALLIAALGALLFAKTRHPASFVVLHLAAYGTLAGAAAVALLAVWLGGELIYGLLWLNTQGATAKGRFGLIPFVLSSALLLGILLMYYWNGGQLAILPGVRLNPYLLLLLAAVVGWYTLPLREPTYRAWLPRQAATWLYVALLLVAAGTFGYASATLNEPLLQATRDFIALAFGAIGLAFFGYVLLNFGQLIQQRLQVHRVAYDPRRMPFYVMYVLGIGLVAVVLMRNQFDLLDRASAGQYIQFGDLTRLQSEQRPDNLYLALLAERYYAEADQMDPLNARAALGRAALYQARAQRQNEINILRSTLRREPNEKVWLRLAARFDQPTDFFERQQVLRQGLGAFPASGRLNAEMAQLYSRSFLPDSVLHYYGRATAANAADPVPHTNWLAFLLKNNQLAGAQAAATETPNPNWPAWQNNTMVLDLLRGRYQPVAASKPAIDSVLTVAQFAQLYHLGLAEAARHDTTALPLVQNLLQVQANDPFADQLTFVSGLQLLRSARPAPGFDRLEALATGVTSGYYHQVLGMYLLERGLYPSAAARLALAEQAGNAAALAPRAYALAWAGQPDSARAVALRAIIAAPTSAGRLRSLAAGTIPPAPRARRPSAQAYANAAATASKDAKAAARQYQKLTQADPFDEKGVLQASEFFAARQDPVTAYEIMRRAVSYNPESVAMLQGYVLAATDAGLEEYASASFAKLATLLPSSEYITFRKLYDKRRAAHRAAVAPWN; from the coding sequence GTGCGCGAACTTCCATCGGTAAAGCAAGATACTCCGCGCGGCCTGCTGTGGGGCTTGCTGGGGGTGCTCTTTGCCGCCCTGGGCCTAGCGTTTTACTTCCACTTTGCGGGCCCCGAGCACACGCTGCCGGTGGGCACCGTGGCGCAACTTACGCCGGTGCCCGCCACCGTGGCCAAACTCCCGGCCGGCCCCGATACCCTGGGCCTCCCGGCCAACGCTTACCTCGTTACCCAAACCTACGACGTTGCCGGCCCTAACCTGTGGCCGGCCGCGGCGGGGGCCTGGGTGGTTTTGCTGAGCGTGGGGTTGGCGGTTTGGCTGGCAGCCATCAGCCAGCTGCGGCGCCCAGCCTTCGTGGCCGGTGCGGCCGTGGTTATTTTCCTGCTGATGTCGCTCAACATGGATTTGCTGGGCGTGTTCGGCGAGCAGGATCAGTATTTTCTGGTGCTTAGCATTGCGGTGCTGATCGGGGCGGCCTTCGTGCTGCACGCCTTTTTCGAGGGCGTAAGCCCGGGGCGGCGCCTTGCGCTATTTGCCCTGCTGATTGCCGCCCTAGGTGCTTTGCTCTTCGCCAAAACCAGGCACCCCGCCAGCTTTGTGGTATTGCACCTGGCGGCCTACGGCACCCTAGCCGGCGCGGCGGCGGTGGCCTTGCTGGCCGTATGGCTTGGCGGTGAGTTGATCTACGGCCTGCTCTGGCTGAACACCCAGGGTGCTACTGCCAAAGGGCGGTTCGGCCTGATTCCGTTTGTGCTGTCGAGTGCCCTGCTGCTGGGCATTTTGCTGATGTACTACTGGAACGGCGGCCAACTGGCTATTCTGCCAGGCGTCCGTCTCAACCCGTATCTGCTCCTGTTGCTGGCCGCGGTGGTGGGCTGGTACACCCTACCCCTGCGCGAGCCTACTTATCGTGCGTGGCTGCCGCGCCAGGCAGCTACCTGGCTGTACGTGGCGCTGCTGCTGGTTGCGGCGGGCACTTTCGGGTACGCATCGGCAACCCTAAACGAGCCCCTGCTGCAGGCCACCCGCGACTTTATAGCCCTGGCGTTTGGCGCCATCGGACTGGCTTTCTTCGGGTACGTACTGCTCAACTTTGGGCAGCTCATTCAGCAGCGCTTGCAAGTGCACCGCGTGGCTTACGACCCGCGCCGGATGCCTTTTTACGTGATGTACGTGCTGGGCATTGGCCTTGTGGCGGTGGTACTGATGCGCAACCAATTCGATCTGCTTGATCGGGCCAGTGCGGGCCAGTACATCCAGTTCGGCGACCTTACCCGCCTGCAAAGCGAGCAGCGACCCGATAACCTGTACCTAGCCCTGCTGGCCGAACGCTACTACGCCGAGGCCGACCAGATGGACCCGCTCAACGCCCGCGCGGCCCTAGGTCGGGCGGCGCTTTACCAGGCCCGGGCCCAGCGGCAAAACGAAATCAACATCCTGCGCAGCACCCTGCGCCGCGAACCCAACGAGAAAGTGTGGCTCCGGCTGGCGGCCCGTTTCGACCAGCCCACCGACTTTTTCGAACGCCAGCAGGTGCTGCGCCAGGGCCTGGGGGCTTTTCCGGCCAGTGGCCGCCTTAATGCCGAAATGGCGCAGCTGTATTCGCGCTCCTTCTTGCCCGACTCGGTGCTGCACTACTACGGCCGGGCTACCGCCGCCAACGCTGCCGACCCCGTGCCGCACACCAACTGGCTGGCTTTCCTGCTGAAAAACAACCAGCTGGCGGGCGCCCAGGCCGCCGCCACCGAAACGCCCAACCCCAACTGGCCGGCCTGGCAGAACAACACCATGGTGCTCGATCTGCTGCGCGGCCGTTACCAGCCCGTAGCCGCCAGCAAGCCCGCTATCGACTCGGTGCTTACTGTTGCCCAGTTTGCGCAGCTGTACCACCTAGGGCTGGCCGAGGCCGCCCGCCACGACACGACGGCCTTGCCCTTGGTGCAAAACCTGCTGCAAGTACAAGCCAACGACCCGTTTGCCGATCAGCTTACGTTTGTGAGCGGCCTGCAGTTGCTCCGCAGCGCGCGGCCAGCCCCAGGTTTCGACCGGCTCGAGGCCCTTGCTACCGGCGTTACGAGCGGCTATTATCATCAGGTATTAGGCATGTACCTGCTCGAGCGTGGCCTCTACCCCTCGGCCGCTGCACGCCTGGCCCTGGCCGAACAAGCCGGCAACGCGGCCGCTTTGGCACCTAGGGCCTATGCGCTGGCCTGGGCCGGCCAGCCCGATTCGGCCCGCGCCGTTGCCCTACGAGCTATTATCGCTGCCCCTACCAGCGCAGGCCGGTTGCGCAGCCTGGCGGCAGGCACCATTCCGCCGGCACCGCGGGCCCGGCGCCCGTCGGCGCAGGCTTATGCCAACGCCGCCGCCACGGCTTCCAAAGATGCCAAAGCGGCTGCTCGTCAGTACCAGAAACTTACCCAGGCCGATCCTTTTGATGAGAAGGGGGTGTTGCAGGCGTCGGAGTTCTTTGCCGCGCGCCAGGATCCGGTTACGGCTTACGAAATCATGCGCCGGGCCGTGTCGTACAACCCCGAGTCGGTAGCCATGCTGCAGGGCTATGTATTGGCGGCCACGGATGCCGGTTTGGAGGAATACGCATCGGCTTCTTTTGCTAAACTTGCCACGTTGCTTCCCTCATCAGAATATATTACCTTTCGTAAGCTTTACGACAAGCGGCGTGCCGCCCACCGGGCCGCCGTAGCACCCTGGAACTAA
- a CDS encoding lysophospholipid acyltransferase family protein — translation MRRLLQYLGHRIYTTWATFWFVMPFVVTYPLQWLFSRQPQWHRHLHALNRAWSMLFIRMWGVPVTVVRKRLLPPGQACVYVPNHSSYIDIPLLFKAIPGHLNIMGKSSLAKVPLWGPIFERGYISVDRDNRVSRGRALVQARQTLDAGRSVVIFPEGAIAEKPGEELLPFKDGPFQLAIAAGVPIVPVTMPYNHRFMPDVGGLRVRYSPLRIVLHEPISTQGLTLNDIPALKERVRAIIASEFDPTAAGVPAPSPFVRARPQSTAARPVGTPVAR, via the coding sequence ATGCGCAGGCTGTTGCAATATCTGGGACACCGCATTTATACCACGTGGGCAACCTTCTGGTTTGTGATGCCTTTTGTGGTTACCTATCCGCTGCAGTGGCTGTTTTCGCGTCAACCGCAGTGGCACCGGCACCTGCACGCGCTCAACCGGGCGTGGTCCATGCTGTTCATCCGGATGTGGGGCGTGCCCGTTACAGTGGTGCGCAAGCGGCTGCTCCCGCCGGGGCAAGCCTGCGTGTACGTACCCAACCACAGCTCCTACATTGATATCCCGCTGCTGTTCAAAGCCATACCCGGCCACCTGAACATCATGGGCAAAAGCTCCCTGGCCAAAGTACCCCTGTGGGGGCCCATATTCGAGCGCGGCTACATCAGCGTCGATCGGGATAACCGCGTGAGCCGCGGCCGCGCGTTGGTGCAGGCCCGCCAAACGCTCGATGCCGGGCGGTCGGTGGTTATCTTCCCGGAAGGCGCCATTGCCGAGAAACCTGGCGAGGAGCTGCTGCCCTTCAAGGATGGTCCGTTTCAGCTGGCCATAGCCGCCGGCGTGCCCATTGTGCCGGTTACCATGCCCTACAACCACCGCTTTATGCCCGATGTGGGCGGCTTGCGGGTGCGCTACTCCCCCCTGCGCATCGTGCTGCACGAGCCGATTTCAACCCAAGGACTTACCCTGAACGACATACCCGCGCTGAAAGAGCGCGTACGTGCTATCATTGCCAGCGAGTTCGACCCAACGGCGGCGGGTGTGCCCGCGCCGAGCCCCTTTGTGCGGGCGCGGCCCCAGAGCACCGCGGCCCGGCCAGTGGGTACCCCGGTAGCTCGCTGA
- a CDS encoding response regulator translates to MSADTHASPSILLVEDDQMDIMNVQRELRKHNIEVPLHIARNGREALSMLRGEGGKERIPKPNVVMLDINMPRMNGLELLEALRSDPEFVGLNVFIMTTSDLESDRLKARELAVSGYIIKPMSFDRFGEGGATVDGFSLFLDLLQLKEQAH, encoded by the coding sequence ATGTCTGCCGATACCCACGCTTCCCCCAGCATTCTGCTCGTCGAAGACGACCAGATGGACATCATGAACGTGCAACGCGAACTGCGCAAGCACAACATTGAGGTGCCGCTGCACATTGCCCGCAACGGCCGCGAGGCCCTCTCGATGCTGCGCGGCGAAGGCGGCAAGGAGCGCATTCCGAAGCCCAACGTGGTGATGCTCGACATCAACATGCCGCGCATGAATGGCCTGGAGCTGCTCGAAGCCCTTCGCTCCGACCCCGAGTTCGTGGGCCTGAACGTGTTCATCATGACTACCTCCGACCTCGAATCTGACCGCCTGAAAGCGCGGGAGCTGGCCGTAAGCGGCTACATCATCAAGCCCATGAGCTTCGACCGGTTCGGCGAAGGCGGCGCCACCGTCGATGGATTCAGCTTGTTCCTCGATTTGCTGCAGCTGAAAGAACAAGCGCACTAA
- the gatC gene encoding Asp-tRNA(Asn)/Glu-tRNA(Gln) amidotransferase subunit GatC, translating into MSTDLNTLRQLAHLARLEFDESNEQQMLNDLNKILDWVEQLRGLDTAAVEPLVHLSHEINVLRPDEPQNTISHAEGLLNAPRKDSDYFRVPKVLE; encoded by the coding sequence GTGAGCACCGATCTGAATACCCTTCGCCAACTGGCCCACCTTGCTCGTCTGGAGTTTGATGAAAGCAACGAGCAGCAAATGCTCAACGACCTCAACAAGATTCTGGATTGGGTTGAGCAGCTCCGCGGCCTCGATACCGCGGCCGTTGAGCCCCTGGTGCACCTCTCGCACGAAATCAATGTGTTGCGCCCCGACGAGCCCCAGAACACGATTTCGCACGCCGAGGGCCTGCTAAACGCTCCGCGCAAAGACTCCGATTACTTCCGCGTACCTAAAGTACTGGAGTAA
- a CDS encoding T9SS type A sorting domain-containing protein has protein sequence MVTIESMSWCALADVATTLTGPATLSPGASSAAYTVTYANNGPDDAVSTTRTVSIPANAVSAVTAPGGTVTGSQAGGWTITYPGGTYASGNSVSYNFAITPLSTYTGNLTVTSNTGTATSQSSTTNDQATVTLNVAPVADVTVSLAGPTTLYAGQPTGTYTATFTNEGPNTATAVTRTVTLPAGATLTSAQQDAIRAAYPTASFPSATTINFGSVASLANDASSTVTFAFTAPATIGNSLTLAANTGNGVSQGANLAPDQAALTLGTVAVADVRAAISATLTNATTGTFNVTFSNNDQLTAAGVAYTVQLPAGLNVGLNVVTASNSGTYDNTTGLVTYPTAATTLAANGSFASAISYPLANSQGMPVTATARVSTTSDEAGRQGNNVAVATMAPSFDLTTTLSGSATAVAGSPTTLFVTTTNNGTNQAGNATQTVNIGANLNNVYVTNGGTYDRNTGVVTFPTLLNLPAGQTVTNSISFTAPSGNFTPTAAVSTTSPNETTTSNNSAALNGVVGTGVVVSPATASAANVATSIATTSTVVAPGASVTYSVTATNNGPVAATNVVERVQLLPGLTTGTLQVSGTTGVLTGNVITFGTAATYNTTTGVLQYATVNTLSVGATQSFANITVTAPANTGNNGQLLATASVASTTSDNVPADNVASVTVKVNTKAEVATVVNGPSSTTAGLPVTYSVSFTSGGAADAANVVETAQLPAGLSNVVVTDATGAVVANAYNSTTGLVTFPALAADAVGATQTFSIQLVAPGQNFQVISAIRSVTADGTVLNNTAQQSTAVTANADLAVAISGPEVSVIGNAVTYVVTTTNNGPTTATSVVPTLQLPAGLTLVAQSSGSTYTTGTGLLTFGTTATLLPGTSVVNYVTFTMPANPTGGLISGVASASTATTDAVSSNNTAALTTSVAPATVEVANMLTSISVSSNPVPAGSTITYTIAYRNDGSGSGVGSAATDVVPTASLPAGLSASTLQVGGSTGTQSGDIITFSNVNVNGATYNVKTGLLTFPTIASAAASTSANASYTVSFPAPNGGQLVVTSQVASATSDNVLSNNTATSSVTINTSYDVTTLLAGPATALAGSTNTYTVTTLNNGASATSTATTQTVTLPAGVTATNISGNGSQTGSVITWTVPLGQTAGATNEVVNTFSLTMPNSGSLTLTAAVNNANDSNTGNNSATLTTAQANLAPVAQNVWNTLQSVRGNTAGTLLISALNASDADGSITSYTIVTLPLASQGVLYYNGSLATAGQVITDATKLSFDADAAFVGNATFSYLATDNLGQTSPAALYTIPVAQDQNSTYASTPVKGGATPYQNGDLIASTFDVNTGSYSLSGSTAVVNKNGIGSAVLATGSNPLPAGLALDAVTGAITVADRTKLVTGNYTVIIVTVDANGGTNSVQVPLTIGTRPLPVELVEFAAKTQNADALLTWKTAQEKNNDRFEVERSTDGVRFEKVGQVAGHGTTSAPQTYAYTDANAGTLATQVYYRLKQVDRDGTTAYSPVRTVAFGKELGQNGIALYPNPAHDELSVSLGATAPNATLEVYTVNGMFVRKQSFGAAATTKLNVSTLPQGTYLLKVTTATGTVLTSRFVKH, from the coding sequence GTGGTGACAATAGAGTCGATGTCGTGGTGCGCTTTGGCCGACGTGGCCACTACGCTCACTGGCCCGGCTACATTAAGCCCCGGGGCTTCGTCGGCGGCATACACCGTAACCTACGCCAACAACGGCCCCGACGACGCGGTAAGTACGACGCGCACCGTAAGCATTCCGGCCAACGCAGTGTCGGCGGTTACGGCTCCTGGTGGCACCGTAACCGGTAGCCAAGCTGGCGGCTGGACGATTACTTACCCCGGCGGTACGTATGCTTCCGGCAATTCGGTGTCCTACAACTTTGCGATTACCCCGCTTAGCACGTACACCGGTAACCTTACCGTTACGAGCAATACTGGCACAGCGACCTCGCAAAGCAGCACAACGAACGATCAGGCTACCGTTACCCTCAACGTAGCTCCGGTTGCCGATGTAACCGTGAGCTTGGCAGGTCCTACCACGCTTTATGCCGGCCAGCCTACGGGCACGTACACTGCTACCTTCACCAACGAAGGGCCAAACACCGCTACCGCCGTAACCCGCACGGTTACGCTGCCTGCTGGTGCTACTCTGACTTCGGCTCAGCAAGACGCCATTCGTGCAGCTTATCCGACGGCCTCCTTCCCCTCGGCTACAACCATCAATTTTGGCTCGGTTGCTTCGCTGGCTAACGATGCGAGCAGCACGGTAACGTTCGCCTTCACGGCGCCCGCTACCATCGGCAATTCGCTGACGCTGGCGGCTAATACTGGCAATGGCGTATCGCAAGGCGCGAACCTGGCTCCTGACCAGGCTGCGCTTACCCTAGGTACCGTAGCCGTAGCCGATGTACGGGCAGCTATTTCGGCCACGCTGACGAATGCTACCACCGGCACCTTCAATGTTACCTTCAGCAACAACGACCAGCTGACGGCTGCCGGTGTAGCTTATACCGTGCAGCTGCCGGCCGGCCTCAACGTTGGTCTGAACGTGGTAACGGCCAGCAACAGCGGTACCTACGACAACACTACCGGCTTGGTAACCTACCCTACGGCTGCTACTACTCTGGCTGCTAATGGCTCGTTTGCCTCGGCTATTAGCTACCCGCTGGCCAACAGCCAGGGCATGCCGGTTACGGCTACGGCCCGCGTATCGACCACTTCGGATGAGGCCGGGCGCCAGGGCAACAACGTGGCCGTGGCTACCATGGCCCCGTCGTTCGACCTGACCACGACGCTGAGCGGCTCCGCCACGGCCGTGGCCGGCTCGCCTACCACGCTGTTCGTAACCACCACCAACAACGGAACGAACCAGGCTGGCAACGCTACCCAAACGGTAAACATCGGCGCCAACCTGAACAACGTGTACGTAACCAACGGCGGCACCTATGACCGGAACACCGGCGTGGTAACCTTCCCGACGCTGCTTAACCTGCCCGCTGGGCAAACCGTAACCAACAGCATCAGCTTCACGGCTCCAAGCGGCAACTTTACGCCCACGGCCGCTGTCAGCACCACCTCGCCCAACGAAACCACCACGAGCAATAACTCGGCTGCCCTCAACGGCGTGGTTGGCACCGGCGTGGTAGTAAGCCCGGCTACGGCTTCGGCTGCGAATGTGGCCACGAGCATTGCCACCACCAGCACCGTGGTAGCACCGGGCGCTTCGGTTACGTACAGCGTAACGGCGACCAACAACGGCCCTGTGGCCGCTACCAACGTAGTAGAGCGCGTGCAGTTGTTGCCGGGCCTTACCACGGGCACGCTGCAAGTTAGCGGCACCACGGGTGTGCTCACAGGCAACGTCATCACCTTCGGCACCGCGGCTACCTACAACACGACTACGGGCGTGCTGCAGTATGCAACCGTTAATACGTTGAGCGTGGGCGCTACCCAGTCTTTCGCCAACATTACCGTTACGGCTCCGGCCAACACCGGCAACAACGGCCAATTGCTGGCTACGGCTTCGGTGGCTTCGACCACCAGCGACAACGTACCTGCCGACAACGTAGCCTCGGTGACTGTGAAGGTGAACACCAAAGCCGAAGTGGCAACGGTGGTAAATGGCCCGAGCAGCACCACCGCTGGCTTGCCAGTTACCTACTCGGTAAGCTTTACGAGCGGCGGCGCCGCCGATGCAGCCAACGTAGTAGAAACGGCTCAGCTGCCGGCTGGCCTGAGCAACGTAGTGGTAACCGATGCCACGGGTGCCGTGGTGGCAAATGCCTACAACAGCACTACCGGGCTGGTAACTTTCCCGGCACTGGCTGCCGATGCCGTTGGCGCTACCCAAACGTTCAGCATTCAGCTAGTAGCTCCTGGTCAAAATTTCCAGGTAATCAGCGCGATTCGTTCGGTAACGGCCGATGGCACAGTACTGAATAACACCGCCCAGCAAAGCACCGCCGTAACGGCCAATGCCGACCTGGCAGTGGCTATCAGCGGCCCCGAAGTATCGGTGATTGGCAATGCCGTAACGTACGTGGTAACCACCACCAACAACGGCCCTACCACGGCTACCAGCGTGGTGCCCACGCTGCAATTGCCCGCCGGCCTAACGCTGGTTGCCCAAAGCTCGGGTAGCACCTATACTACTGGTACTGGCCTGCTCACCTTTGGTACCACGGCTACGTTGCTGCCCGGCACGAGCGTGGTGAACTACGTAACGTTTACCATGCCTGCCAACCCCACTGGTGGCTTGATCAGCGGGGTGGCCTCGGCAAGCACCGCTACCACGGATGCCGTATCGAGCAACAACACGGCGGCGCTTACCACCAGCGTTGCCCCTGCAACGGTAGAGGTAGCTAATATGCTCACTAGCATCTCGGTAAGCAGCAACCCCGTACCGGCTGGCAGCACCATCACTTACACCATTGCTTACCGCAACGACGGCAGCGGCAGCGGTGTCGGTTCGGCGGCTACCGACGTGGTGCCCACGGCTAGCCTGCCGGCTGGCCTATCGGCAAGCACGCTGCAGGTGGGTGGCAGCACCGGCACGCAGTCGGGCGACATCATCACCTTCAGCAACGTGAACGTGAATGGCGCTACGTATAACGTGAAAACGGGCCTGCTGACCTTCCCGACGATTGCCAGCGCAGCGGCCAGCACTTCGGCCAACGCCTCGTACACCGTAAGCTTCCCGGCCCCGAACGGCGGTCAGCTGGTGGTAACTTCGCAGGTGGCTTCGGCTACTTCGGACAACGTGCTGAGCAACAACACCGCTACCAGCAGCGTCACCATCAACACCAGCTACGACGTAACGACCCTGCTGGCAGGTCCGGCCACGGCGCTGGCCGGCAGCACGAATACCTACACGGTAACTACGCTCAACAACGGCGCTTCGGCTACCTCTACGGCTACTACCCAAACGGTAACCCTGCCTGCGGGCGTAACGGCCACCAACATTTCGGGCAATGGTTCGCAAACGGGCAGCGTAATTACCTGGACGGTGCCCCTAGGTCAGACAGCCGGCGCTACCAACGAAGTGGTAAATACGTTCTCGCTGACGATGCCCAACTCGGGCAGCCTGACGCTGACGGCCGCGGTAAACAACGCCAACGACAGCAACACCGGCAACAACTCGGCTACGCTCACGACTGCCCAGGCCAACCTGGCCCCGGTAGCCCAGAACGTGTGGAACACGCTGCAAAGCGTGCGGGGCAACACGGCTGGTACCCTGCTAATTTCGGCACTGAACGCCTCCGATGCCGACGGCAGCATCACCAGCTACACCATCGTAACGCTGCCGCTGGCTTCGCAGGGTGTGCTTTACTACAACGGTTCGCTGGCTACGGCCGGGCAGGTTATCACCGACGCTACCAAGCTGAGCTTTGATGCCGACGCTGCCTTCGTGGGCAACGCTACCTTCAGCTACCTGGCCACCGACAACCTAGGGCAGACCTCGCCTGCGGCACTGTACACGATTCCGGTAGCACAAGACCAGAACTCGACCTACGCCAGCACGCCGGTAAAGGGCGGCGCTACCCCGTACCAGAACGGCGACCTGATTGCCAGCACGTTTGACGTGAACACGGGCAGCTACAGCCTCAGCGGCAGCACCGCCGTGGTAAACAAAAACGGTATTGGCTCGGCCGTACTGGCCACGGGCAGCAACCCCTTGCCCGCAGGCCTGGCGCTCGACGCAGTAACCGGTGCCATCACGGTGGCCGACCGCACGAAGCTGGTAACCGGCAACTACACCGTAATCATCGTGACGGTAGATGCCAACGGCGGCACCAACTCGGTGCAAGTACCCCTAACGATTGGCACGCGCCCGCTACCGGTGGAGCTGGTTGAGTTTGCAGCCAAAACGCAGAACGCCGATGCGCTGCTGACCTGGAAAACCGCTCAGGAGAAAAACAACGACCGTTTCGAGGTAGAGCGCTCTACCGATGGTGTACGCTTCGAGAAAGTAGGGCAGGTAGCCGGCCACGGCACCACCTCGGCCCCGCAAACCTACGCCTACACCGATGCCAACGCCGGCACGCTGGCCACGCAGGTGTACTACCGCCTGAAGCAGGTTGACCGCGACGGTACCACGGCGTACTCGCCGGTGCGCACAGTAGCATTCGGCAAAGAGCTGGGCCAGAACGGCATTGCGCTGTACCCCAACCCGGCTCACGACGAGCTGAGCGTAAGCCTGGGTGCTACCGCGCCGAACGCCACGCTGGAGGTGTACACGGTAAACGGCATGTTTGTGCGCAAGCAGTCGTTTGGCGCCGCTGCCACCACCAAGCTCAACGTGAGCACGCTACCCCAGGGCACGTACCTGCTGAAGGTGACTACCGCCACGGGCACGGTGCTGACAAGCCGTTTCGTGAAACACTAG
- a CDS encoding ribonuclease HII, which yields MLLASYTGMPLEAGLDEAGRGCLAGPVFAAAVILPPELALPGLNDSKQLSARRREQLRELICRHAVAWAVAEASPEEIASINIAQASYLAMHRAVSNLGVVPAHLVVDGNRFKPYPGVAHTCLVKGDAKYLNIAAASVLAKTFRDDRMRELHAEFPDYGWSQNAGYPTALHRNAIRAHGPTLHHRMGFRLL from the coding sequence ATGCTGCTTGCATCTTACACCGGAATGCCCCTGGAGGCGGGGCTCGACGAAGCGGGCCGGGGCTGCCTGGCCGGGCCGGTATTCGCCGCCGCCGTAATTCTGCCCCCCGAGCTGGCCCTGCCCGGCCTCAACGACTCGAAACAGCTAAGCGCCCGCCGGCGCGAGCAGCTGCGCGAGCTGATTTGCCGCCACGCCGTGGCCTGGGCCGTAGCCGAAGCCTCGCCCGAAGAAATTGCCAGCATCAATATTGCGCAGGCCAGCTACCTGGCCATGCACCGCGCCGTGAGCAACCTAGGCGTGGTGCCCGCGCATTTGGTGGTCGATGGAAATCGGTTTAAGCCGTACCCCGGCGTTGCGCACACCTGCCTTGTAAAGGGCGATGCGAAGTACCTGAACATTGCCGCCGCCTCGGTGCTGGCCAAAACCTTCCGCGACGACCGCATGCGCGAGCTGCACGCCGAGTTTCCGGATTATGGCTGGAGCCAGAACGCCGGCTACCCCACGGCGCTGCACCGCAACGCCATTCGGGCGCACGGCCCCACGCTGCACCACCGCATGGGCTTCCGGCTGCTCTGA